The following coding sequences are from one Streptomyces sp. NBC_01232 window:
- a CDS encoding NUDIX hydrolase, whose protein sequence is MTERPVVKRTARAILLDGDDLILIKRTKPGVDPYWLTPGGGVEPSDTTVVDALHREVHEELGAKITDVVPCFVDTVEHIADGGVTGVKVQHFFVCRLESMDPSLRHGPEIDEPEGEYEIVRVPFSRVGIAAVHLVPLSLRHYLDGNIEGVRAMHAPDLG, encoded by the coding sequence ATGACCGAACGTCCCGTGGTCAAACGCACCGCCCGCGCGATCCTGCTCGACGGTGACGACCTGATCCTCATCAAACGCACCAAGCCCGGCGTCGATCCGTACTGGCTCACCCCCGGCGGGGGAGTGGAGCCCTCGGACACCACTGTCGTCGACGCCCTTCACCGGGAGGTCCACGAAGAACTCGGCGCGAAGATCACCGATGTGGTGCCCTGCTTCGTCGATACCGTCGAGCACATCGCCGACGGAGGGGTGACGGGCGTGAAGGTGCAGCACTTCTTCGTCTGCCGCCTCGAATCGATGGACCCGAGCCTGCGGCACGGCCCCGAAATCGATGAGCCCGAGGGCGAGTACGAAATCGTCCGCGTGCCCTTCAGCCGGGTGGGCATCGCCGCCGTCCATCTCGTCCCGCTGTCCCTACGGCATTACCTCGACGGCAACATCGAGGGTGTGCGTGCCATGCACGCTCCCGACCTGGGCTGA